The Populus trichocarpa isolate Nisqually-1 chromosome 2, P.trichocarpa_v4.1, whole genome shotgun sequence genome has a window encoding:
- the LOC7461808 gene encoding GEM-like protein 1, with product MNQSNEEVDQTRKPQSPSDLEPQKLAEVEDKYKNSNSHTSDYAPYPKLDPKDVAPSPENWANLSTGSTTQSKPPGPSPIAGTAATTMPAESNPYVSPGPVAPSSSKNTVEAVKDVLGKWGKKAAEATKKAEDLAGNMWQHLKTGPSFADAAVGRIAQGTKVLAEGGYEKIFQQTFETVPEEKLVKTFACYLSTSAGPVMGVLYLSTAKLAFCSDNPLSYKVGEQSQWSYYKVVIPLHQLKAVNPSTSKVNSAEKYIQIISADNHEFWFMGFVYYDNAVQSLQQALEHPAP from the exons atgaatcaaaGCAACGAAGAGGTCGATCAAACCAGGAAACCTCAATCACCGTCAGATTTAGAACCTCAAAAGCTCGCGGAGGTCGAGGACAAGTACAAGAACAGCAATTCTCATACCTCTGATTACGCTCCCTACCCAAAGCTAGACCCTAAAGACGTCGCACCTTCTCCTGAGAATTGGGCCAACCTATCCACGGGATCAACAACACAGTCTAAACCTCCTGGCCCATCTCCTATCGCCGGAACCGCTGCCACTACCATGCCGGCTGAGTCCAATCCCTACGTGTCTCCTGGTCCCGTTGCTCCTTCTTCCTCCAAGA ATACAGTGGAGGCGGTGAAGGATGTGTTAGGGAAATGGGGAAAGAAGGCGGCAGAGGCAACGAAGAAGGCTGAGGATCTTGCTGGCAACATGTGGCAACACT TGAAGACAGGCCCTAGTTTTGCTGATGCTGCTGTGGGGAGAATTGCTCAGGGAACCAAAGTTCTTGCAGAAGGTGGTTATGAGAAGATTTTTCAACAAACTTTCGAGACTGTTCCCGAGGAGAAACTTGTGAAGACATTTGCATGCTACCTATCCACTTCTGCCGGTCCAGTTATGGGAGTTCTATATTTGTCAACAGCAAAGCTTGCGTTCTGCAGTGACAATCCTTTGTCTTACAAAGTTGGTGAGCAATCTCAGTGGAGCTATTATAAG GTTGTTATTCCATTACATCAGCTGAAGGCTGTCAATCCATCCACAAGCAAAGTCAATTCAGCTGAAAAATATATCCAGATTATATCTGCTGACAACCATGAATTTTGGTTCATGGGTTTTGTATACTATGATAATGCTGTTCAAAGTCTTCAACAAGCATTGGAGCACCCCGCTCCATGA
- the LOC7467187 gene encoding zinc-finger homeodomain protein 2: MEFDEHEDQEEEMTGMAVMPPGYDSISNSVAARSKIGPAGGGGEGASTTTANTNTRKSSIRYRECQKNHAVGIGGHALDGCGEFMAAGDEGTLDALKCAACNCHRNFHRKESGGGGGEVILYHGHHHQQQPQFSPYYRAPPPTGYLHHLTPTPQSRPLALPAASGGGAAAAAGYSREEEDVSNPSSSGGGGGGGGSSSKKRHRTKFTQEQKEKMLAFAESLGWRIQKHDEAAVEQFCAETGVKRHVLKVWMHNNKHTLGKKP, from the coding sequence ATGGAGTTTGACGAGCACGAAGaccaagaagaagaaatgacGGGGATGGCGGTGATGCCACCGGGTTATGACTCAATTAGCAACTCAGTTGCTGCTCGGTCAAAAATTGGTCCTGCAGGTGGTGGAGGAGAAGGTGCTTCAACAACAACGGcaaacacaaacacaagaaaatctTCAATCAGATACAGAGAGTGTCAAAAAAACCATGCGGTGGGAATCGGTGGACACGCACTTGATGGTTGTGGTGAATTCATGGCCGCGGGGGATGAAGGTACTTTGGATGCACTTAAATGTGCAGCGTGTAATTGCCACCGTAATTTCCATCGCAAAGAGtctggtggaggtggaggtgagGTAATATTATATCACGGCCATCACCACCAGCAACAGCCACAATTCTCTCCTTACTATCGTGCTCCACCACCGACTGGGTATCTTCATCACTTGACACCAACCCCGCAGTCAAGGCCACTAGCCTTGCCGGCTGCTTCTGGTGggggtgctgctgctgctgctgggtATAGTAGGGAAGAGGAGGATGTGTCTAATCCGAGCAGTAgcggtggtggtggaggaggaggcggtAGTAGTTCAAAGAAGAGGCATAGGACAAAGTTTACGCAGGAGCAGAAAGAAAAGATGTTGGCTTTCGCGGAGAGTCTTGGTTGGAGAATCCAGAAACACGATGAGGCTGCTGTGGAGCAGTTTTGTGCGGAGACTGGGGTGAAGCGGCATGTGCTCAAGGTCTGGATGCATAATAACAAGCACACCCTTGGtaagaaaccctaa
- the LOC7467186 gene encoding transport inhibitor response 1-like protein has product MITNKKPRSSDTDSNYMRDDRTDMSEDDDRSPPSDSIANDSCPTRTCTPGSGSGSSSIPEYSAPYPDQVLENVLENVLWFLTSRKDRNAASLVCRLWYRVEAMTRSDLFIGNCYAVSPERATSRFTRIRSVTLKGKPRFADFNLMPPNWGAHFAPWVSAMAKAYPWLEKIHLKRMSVTDDDLALLAESFSGFKELALVCCDGFGTSGLAVVASKCRQLKVLDLIESEVSDDEVDWILCFPDTETCLESLILDCVECPIDFDALERLVTRSPSLKKLRLNRFVSIGQLYRLMVRAPQLTHLGTGSFSQSEDVAQGELELDYGSAFAACKSLVCLSGFREIIPDYLPAIYPVCANLTSLNFSYANISAEQLKPIISNCHKLQTFWVLDSICDEGLQAVATTCKELRELRVFPFEAREDIEGPVSEVGLQAISEGCRKLQSILYFCPRMTNAAVIAMSKNCPDLVAFRLCIMGLHQPDHVTGEPMDEGFGAIVMNCKKLTRLAVSGLLTDRAFAYIGKYGKIVRTLSVAFAGDSDMGLKYVLEGCPKLQKLEIRDSPFGDAALLSGLHHYYNMRFLWMSACKLSHQGCQQIAQALPHLVVEVIKHEDNVDMDEYVDTLYMYRSLAGRRHDVPRFVSIL; this is encoded by the exons ATGATCACCAACAAAAAGCCTAGATCATCAGACACTGACTCTAATTATATGAGAGACGATCGAACTGACATGTCAGAAGACGACGACCGATCTCCGCCGTCGGATTCAATCGCCAACGACTCTTGCCCAACACGGACCTGCACTCCTGGGTCTGGGTCGGGTTCGTCTTCCATCCCCGAATACTCAGCTCCATACCCGGACCAAGTCCTCGAAAACGTCTTAGAAAACGTTCTCTGGTTCTTAACCTCACGTAAGGACCGAAACGCTGCGTCATTGGTTTGTAGGTTATGGTACCGGGTCGAGGCTATGACCCGATCCGATTTGTTTATCGGTAACTGCTACGCGGTGTCTCCAGAACGCGCTACGTCGCGGTTTACCCGAATCCGTTCGGTGACGCTAAAAGGAAAGCCAAGGTTTGCTGATTTTAACCTGATGCCGCCTAATTGGGGAGCCCACTTCGCGCCTTGGGTCTCTGCTATGGCAAAGGCTTACCCTTGGTTAGAGAAGATTCATTTGAAGAGGATGTCAGTGACGGATGATGATCTGGCTTTGCTTGCGGAGTCATTTTCGGGGTTCAAAGAGCTCGCACTTGTTTGCTGTGATGGGTTTGGTACTAGTGGACTGGCTGTTGTGGCTAGTAAGTGCAG GCAACTCAAAGTGCTTGATCTGATTGAATCAGAAGTATCGGATGATGAAGTGGATTGGATTTTGTGTTTTCCAGATACCGAAACATGTCTTGAATCCCTGATTTTAGATTGTGTAGAATGTCCCATTGATTTTGATGCACTGGAGAGGCTGGTGACTAGGTCCCCATCACTTAAGAAACTTAGGCTAAACAGGTTCGTTTCAATTGGGCAACTATACCGTTTAATGGTTCGAGCACCGCAGCTCACACATCTTGGGACAGGCTCATTTAGCCAATCGGAGGATGTGGCTCAAGGTGAACTGGAACTAGATTATGGCTCTGCGTTTGCTGCTTGCAAATCATTAGTTTGCCTATCTGGATTCAGGGAAATCATTCCAGATTATTTGCCTGCAATATACCCCGTCTGCGCCAATCTCACTTCACTGAACTTTAGTTATGCAAATATCAGCGCAGAACAGCTCAAACCAATTATAAGCAATTGCCACAAGCTTCAGACTTTCTGG GTTCTTGATTCAATATGCGATGAAGGACTTCAGGCTGTGGCTACAACTTGCAAGGAACTACGTGAGCTTCGGGTTTTCCCTTTTGAAGCTAGGGAGGACATCGAGGGCCCTGTTTCTGAAGTGGGCCTCCAAGCGATTTCAGAGGGTTGCAGGAAGCTCCAatctattttgtatttttgccCGCGGATGACAAATGCTGCTGTTATAGCTATGTCAAAGAACTGCCCAGACCTTGTGGCCTTCCGTCTCTGCATAATGGGACTCCACCAGCCTGATCATGTCACTGGAGAACCTATGGATGAAGGGTTTGGAGCCATTGTCATGAATTGCAAGAAGCTCACTCGACTTGCAGTATCTGGTTTATTGACTGATAGAGCTTTTGCTTACATTGGAAAATATGGGAAGATTGTAAGGACATTATCGGTTGCTTTTGCTGGTGATAGTGACATGGGGTTGAAGTATGTGCTTGAGGGCTGTCCCAAATTACAGAAGCTTGAGATTAGAGACAGTCCATTCGGGGATGCAGCTCTACTTTCTGGTCTGCACCACTATTACAATATGAGATTCCTTTGGATGTCCGCTTGCAAGTTGTCCCATCAGGGATGCCAACAGATTGCTCAAGCATTGCCTCACCTGGTGGTGGAAGTGATTAAGCATGAAGATAATGTGGACATGGATGAGTATGTTGATACATTGTACATGTATCGGTCTCTTGCAGGGAGAAGACATGATGTGCCACGATTtgtttccatcttgtaa